A part of Pectinatus sottacetonis genomic DNA contains:
- a CDS encoding PTS system mannose/fructose/N-acetylgalactosamine-transporter subunit IIB — MLNIVLTRIDDRLIHGQVVTAWAKVTKGNRIIVVDDGVANDEFMSKIITMAAPASFKIGIHTIEQAANILKSDDTGERVIVLVKTPVTVKALMDKGVKIKNLDLGGMGATKGRKQLYRNISISEDEKKCFESLMDKNVNVFVQIVPDDSPKDIKNFFK, encoded by the coding sequence ATGTTAAATATTGTATTAACAAGAATCGATGATAGATTAATTCACGGTCAGGTAGTTACAGCCTGGGCAAAAGTAACCAAGGGAAATCGTATCATAGTAGTAGATGATGGTGTAGCTAATGATGAATTTATGTCAAAAATAATCACCATGGCTGCTCCTGCTTCCTTTAAAATAGGAATACATACTATAGAACAGGCAGCTAACATTCTAAAAAGTGATGATACCGGAGAGCGCGTAATTGTTTTAGTTAAGACACCTGTAACAGTAAAAGCATTAATGGATAAAGGCGTAAAAATAAAGAACCTTGATTTAGGTGGTATGGGCGCCACTAAAGGAAGAAAACAATTATATCGTAATATTTCTATTTCTGAAGATGAAAAAAAATGTTTTGAGTCATTAATGGATAAAAACGTTAATGTATTTGTCCAAATCGTCCCAGATGATTCACCTAAAGATATTAAAAACTTTTTTAAATAA
- a CDS encoding PTS mannose/fructose/sorbose/N-acetylgalactosamine transporter subunit IIC — protein MEVTFLQAALIGLFYYLSWSPWLTYVGFFTFNRPLLAGFITGIILGNPLEGALIGAGINVIYLGFISAGGAQMGDPSFAGYVGTALAIASNLDISTAMAISVPLGTIATVLWIAKMTINSFFIHWADKEVEKGNINMVPFINIVPPQILLFVMSFIPATLVVYYGPTAVNGMLNILTPNILHVFNVIGAMLPALGIAMNLKLIGNNFTMPFFVLGILCSVYFHMDIIIISIIGIVIALTISAINYRNGDKGGIV, from the coding sequence ATGGAAGTTACTTTTTTACAAGCAGCATTAATAGGATTATTTTACTATCTTTCGTGGAGTCCTTGGTTAACATATGTTGGATTCTTTACTTTTAACAGACCTTTATTAGCCGGTTTTATAACGGGGATAATTTTAGGAAATCCTCTGGAAGGTGCACTGATAGGTGCGGGGATAAATGTTATTTACCTAGGTTTCATATCAGCCGGCGGTGCTCAAATGGGCGATCCCTCCTTTGCCGGATATGTAGGAACCGCATTAGCCATTGCCTCAAATCTTGATATTTCAACAGCAATGGCCATCTCTGTTCCATTGGGAACAATTGCTACAGTATTATGGATTGCTAAAATGACAATTAATTCATTTTTTATTCATTGGGCTGACAAAGAAGTGGAAAAGGGAAATATAAATATGGTACCGTTTATAAATATAGTACCACCACAGATTTTACTATTTGTTATGAGCTTTATACCAGCAACATTAGTTGTATATTATGGTCCAACTGCTGTAAATGGGATGTTGAATATATTAACTCCCAACATACTTCATGTATTTAATGTAATCGGTGCAATGCTTCCTGCCTTAGGAATTGCGATGAATTTAAAATTAATTGGTAACAATTTCACAATGCCCTTCTTTGTTTTAGGAATATTATGTTCTGTATACTTCCATATGGACATAATTATAATTTCAATAATCGGCATTGTCATAGCTTTAACAATCAGTGCTATTAATTATCGTAATGGAGATAAGGGAGGTATAGTGTAA
- a CDS encoding PTS system mannose/fructose/sorbose family transporter subunit IID — protein MKDINLSKKDVRKSWFNWFMFAQSSYNYERLQALAFAHSMLPIIKKLYPKDKAQQKSGITRHMSFFNTEPICGSVIHGVTVAMEEERAKGQPITDEAFDGIKTGLMGPLAGVGDTLTQGVITPIMLAICIGITNNNNIAGPIIFLLAQFMVMTGISYNMWFNGYKYGRKAVEEIMSGGKINRVIEAASLLGTMVMGGLVGRFIPLKFYLNFNLGGNSTFNLQYDLLDKLMPGLIPLVLTLAVLHYVKKGTSPIKLMGALILFGIITGCMGIF, from the coding sequence ATGAAAGATATAAATCTTAGTAAAAAAGATGTCCGCAAATCATGGTTTAATTGGTTTATGTTTGCACAATCCAGTTATAATTATGAACGACTGCAAGCTCTCGCTTTTGCACATTCAATGCTGCCAATCATAAAAAAACTTTATCCCAAAGATAAAGCTCAACAGAAATCCGGTATTACACGCCATATGTCATTCTTTAACACAGAACCAATATGTGGCTCTGTTATCCACGGTGTAACTGTCGCAATGGAAGAAGAACGAGCTAAAGGTCAGCCTATAACCGATGAAGCTTTTGATGGAATAAAAACAGGCTTAATGGGACCATTAGCTGGCGTTGGAGACACCCTAACGCAAGGCGTTATAACTCCGATAATGCTTGCTATCTGCATTGGTATAACAAACAACAATAATATTGCTGGTCCCATAATTTTTTTATTAGCACAATTTATGGTAATGACGGGAATTTCTTATAATATGTGGTTTAATGGTTATAAATATGGTAGAAAAGCTGTAGAAGAAATAATGTCCGGCGGTAAAATAAACCGTGTTATTGAAGCTGCTTCACTTTTAGGTACAATGGTTATGGGTGGCCTGGTAGGCAGATTCATTCCCTTAAAATTTTATTTAAATTTCAATTTGGGTGGTAACAGTACATTTAATCTGCAATACGATTTATTAGATAAATTAATGCCCGGACTCATCCCACTAGTATTAACACTAGCCGTGCTACATTACGTAAAAAAGGGTACTTCTCCTATAAAATTAATGGGTGCATTAATTTTATTTGGAATTATCACAGGTTGCATGGGAATTTTTTAA
- a CDS encoding sn-glycerol-1-phosphate dehydrogenase yields MYNWSEFIGKRYKCQCGHIHECDIQHIVVEKNALIKIVSYIKTASYNGICIIADKNTEKAAATKLYEILEQNNIVYTKYVFSENELVPDEIAVGKIITHLAKKCELLIGIGSGVINDLCKFISYTLKIDYFIVATAPSMDGYASDGAALIIDNLKTTYEKVGRPKAIIADTSILKNAPMHLITAGIGDIFGKYICLTDWQLSHIITGEYYCQKLVDIMNKAVLAVTDAANEGIIQRNEKAIGSVMEGLILAGIDMSYSGNSRPASGSEHHMSHYWEMIFLQQGHEGVHHGTKVGVGTIISLMLYKKLAEKLKLTTTFPQKHFNKSTWIANIKNVYGKAAPGVIALEEYAQKNDDAKVATRLSNIKKYKNNIINLAEKLPNISKLIELMRKINAPYHPAQIGVTEEMVKNAIIYAKELRNRYGILQLLFDCGWQEEFANEICHELNAMNKS; encoded by the coding sequence TTGTATAATTGGTCAGAATTTATAGGAAAACGCTATAAGTGTCAGTGTGGTCATATTCATGAATGCGACATTCAGCACATAGTAGTAGAAAAAAATGCCTTAATTAAAATAGTAAGCTATATAAAAACAGCTTCTTACAATGGTATTTGTATCATTGCTGATAAAAATACTGAAAAAGCAGCTGCAACTAAACTTTACGAAATACTAGAACAAAATAACATAGTATATACAAAATATGTATTTTCTGAAAATGAACTAGTACCTGACGAAATTGCTGTAGGAAAAATTATTACCCACCTAGCAAAAAAATGTGAATTACTTATTGGCATTGGTTCTGGCGTGATTAATGATTTATGTAAATTTATATCTTATACATTAAAAATAGATTATTTTATTGTTGCGACAGCTCCATCAATGGATGGATACGCATCAGATGGTGCAGCTTTAATTATAGACAATTTGAAAACTACTTATGAAAAAGTAGGCCGTCCCAAAGCAATAATAGCTGATACCAGCATATTGAAAAATGCTCCCATGCATCTAATCACAGCAGGTATCGGTGATATCTTCGGCAAATATATATGTCTTACTGACTGGCAGTTATCCCATATTATAACCGGAGAATATTATTGCCAAAAATTAGTTGATATAATGAATAAAGCAGTACTTGCTGTTACTGATGCCGCTAATGAAGGAATAATACAAAGAAATGAAAAAGCTATTGGCTCTGTAATGGAAGGATTAATTCTAGCGGGTATTGATATGAGTTACAGTGGCAATTCCAGGCCAGCCTCAGGAAGTGAACATCATATGTCGCATTATTGGGAAATGATATTTTTGCAACAAGGACATGAAGGGGTTCACCATGGAACAAAAGTAGGAGTTGGAACAATTATTTCATTGATGTTATATAAAAAATTAGCGGAAAAATTAAAACTAACAACTACTTTTCCACAAAAACATTTTAACAAATCCACCTGGATAGCAAATATAAAGAATGTATATGGCAAAGCCGCTCCTGGAGTTATAGCTTTAGAAGAATATGCACAAAAAAATGATGATGCTAAAGTTGCTACCAGGCTTAGTAATATTAAAAAATATAAAAACAATATTATTAATTTAGCAGAAAAATTGCCTAATATCAGTAAATTGATCGAGCTGATGAGAAAAATAAATGCACCATATCATCCTGCACAAATAGGAGTTACTGAGGAAATGGTAAAAAATGCTATAATTTATGCTAAGGAATTACGTAATAGATATGGGATATTGCAGCTATTATTTGATTGTGGTTGGCAGGAAGAGTTTGCCAACGAAATATGCCATGAACTTAATGCTATGAATAAATCATAA
- a CDS encoding HAD-IIA family hydrolase, whose product MLPNINMDKNNFLENIKYFVLDMDGTIYLDDYWIDGAKDFLHKIEQSGRKYVFLTNNSSKSSQNYIEKLHHMGLDIDSKQIITSGQATIYYLQQHYPGKKVFLLGNESLHKEFIKNGIILDEKNPDIVVTAFDTSLDYKKMCKVCDFVRTGLPYISTHPDHNCPTKTGFIPDSGAIQAFIHASSFRYPDRIIGKPNIDIIKYLLIHLHTTSSYVAIVGDRLYTDIAAGVDNGLCSILVLSGETKLEDVAESKIKPNLIFDSVKEIIPLL is encoded by the coding sequence ATGTTACCAAATATAAATATGGATAAGAATAATTTTTTAGAAAATATAAAATATTTTGTTTTAGATATGGATGGTACTATTTATTTAGACGACTATTGGATAGATGGTGCTAAAGATTTTTTACACAAAATTGAACAATCAGGAAGAAAGTATGTTTTTCTAACTAATAATTCTTCCAAGAGTTCTCAAAACTATATTGAAAAACTGCATCATATGGGCCTTGATATTGATTCTAAGCAAATAATCACCTCTGGTCAGGCTACAATTTACTATTTACAGCAACATTATCCTGGCAAAAAAGTGTTTTTATTAGGTAATGAATCATTGCATAAAGAATTTATAAAAAATGGCATCATCTTAGACGAAAAAAATCCTGATATTGTAGTTACTGCCTTTGATACTAGCCTTGACTACAAAAAAATGTGCAAAGTATGTGATTTTGTACGTACTGGATTACCCTATATTTCAACACATCCCGACCACAATTGTCCAACAAAAACTGGATTTATTCCTGACTCAGGTGCAATCCAAGCCTTTATCCATGCCTCTTCTTTCCGCTATCCTGATCGCATTATTGGCAAACCTAATATTGATATTATAAAATATCTATTAATCCATCTTCATACTACTAGTAGTTATGTAGCTATAGTCGGTGATCGCCTTTATACAGATATTGCTGCTGGAGTTGATAATGGTCTTTGCAGCATATTAGTATTAAGCGGTGAAACCAAACTTGAAGATGTTGCTGAATCGAAAATTAAACCTAATTTAATTTTCGATTCAGTAAAGGAAATTATTCCACTATTATAA
- a CDS encoding sensor domain-containing protein → MSNNIKIDYSQPNKFFCFRSIIIQHNAIVKASFDIIIDDDELGMIISWNDKSSRIYGYTAKEIIGKSIFTLFPNDKKEDVRQVIEKIQAGKKIDNYEIVQIDRKGKTLNTLIKIFPVTDMEEIINYKIEIIKDIACKLKFKKALDKKIETLRTSFIKLNAAEQIFENANDGFVITDKNKIIQMINPAFINVTGYTAKDVTGISIEILKSDRHKKCFYENIQRLLESDGYWTGEIWVKKKNQGEYLSWTSVNPICDSEGKVKMYAYMICDLTERFNYEEKLKYQALHDILTGLPNRRCFYFKLRTIIADLKNTANMMAVFFLDLDNFKKVNDTLGHNMGDALLKIIAKRLKDNLYSTDLIARMGGDEFTIILNNIVKHEDVVKVADKIIRIVSQPLVLEGHIINVATSIGISRYPQDGKTVQMLLKKADVAMYAAKNSGNNKYCFYSN, encoded by the coding sequence TTGTCCAATAATATAAAAATAGATTATAGTCAGCCTAATAAGTTCTTTTGCTTTCGAAGTATTATAATACAGCATAATGCTATAGTAAAGGCATCTTTTGATATTATAATTGATGATGATGAGCTCGGTATGATCATTAGTTGGAACGATAAATCATCCCGGATATATGGATATACAGCAAAAGAAATAATCGGGAAATCTATATTTACGTTATTCCCAAATGATAAAAAAGAAGATGTAAGACAAGTTATTGAAAAAATTCAAGCAGGAAAGAAAATAGATAATTATGAAATAGTACAAATAGATAGAAAGGGAAAAACGTTAAATACATTAATTAAAATATTTCCCGTAACAGATATGGAAGAAATAATTAACTATAAAATAGAAATTATAAAAGACATTGCCTGTAAATTAAAATTTAAAAAAGCACTGGATAAAAAAATAGAAACATTACGGACGTCTTTTATAAAATTAAATGCAGCAGAGCAAATATTTGAAAATGCCAACGATGGATTTGTCATTACTGACAAAAATAAAATCATACAAATGATAAATCCTGCATTTATAAACGTTACAGGATATACAGCAAAAGATGTGACAGGTATTTCTATAGAAATATTAAAATCCGACAGACATAAAAAATGTTTTTATGAAAATATCCAGCGATTATTGGAAAGCGACGGATATTGGACCGGGGAAATATGGGTAAAGAAAAAAAATCAGGGTGAATATCTGTCATGGACATCGGTAAATCCTATCTGTGATTCCGAAGGAAAAGTAAAAATGTATGCCTATATGATATGTGATTTGACAGAACGATTTAATTATGAAGAAAAACTCAAATATCAGGCATTACACGATATTTTGACAGGATTGCCTAATAGGCGCTGTTTCTATTTTAAATTGAGGACAATTATTGCTGATTTAAAAAATACTGCCAATATGATGGCGGTGTTTTTCCTTGACCTTGATAATTTCAAAAAAGTAAATGATACATTGGGACATAATATGGGAGATGCCTTGCTGAAAATTATTGCCAAGCGATTAAAAGATAACTTGTATAGTACGGATTTAATAGCCAGAATGGGGGGCGATGAATTTACCATTATTTTAAATAATATTGTAAAACATGAAGATGTCGTTAAGGTTGCAGATAAGATAATCAGGATAGTATCACAGCCACTTGTTTTGGAAGGACACATTATAAATGTTGCTACCAGTATTGGTATAAGCCGGTATCCACAGGACGGAAAAACTGTCCAGATGCTGTTGAAAAAAGCTGATGTGGCCATGTATGCTGCCAAGAATTCCGGGAATAATAAATACTGTTTTTATTCAAATTAA
- a CDS encoding EAL and HDOD domain-containing protein, with protein sequence MMNNIYVARQAILNKNKDTIAYELLFRDGLKNNYMNENVDGYIATKDVLLNSMVFLGLHKLAGNKKVFINFTGQNIIDGNVQLLPAEMVFIEILENTEPTNNLLNKCQLLKEKGYKFVLDDFMFAEKYQKFIDLADIIKIDFMAITDPLERQCMRKIIPAHVKLLAEKVETENDYEQALTFGYELFQGYFFCRPIIVTGRVYPINDISQISLLKEVNQSDVDVEHIENIIKRDVSLVHKLLKYINSPGVGIPNTVHNIKQAVTLLGVKGMQNWTNLLCLRELMTEKPNEIFVLSLIRAKFCELVAANIPELSLEKDTAFLVGILSLSDIVLEEPMEKIAEDLGLTNEVRKALLSNNNQLGALLSLALKYEQASWSDIADWCIIYNIPENLLALFYNEAIEWSNNINHSI encoded by the coding sequence ATGATGAATAACATATATGTAGCACGACAGGCTATATTAAATAAAAATAAAGATACTATTGCCTATGAACTTCTTTTTCGTGATGGTTTAAAAAATAATTATATGAATGAAAATGTAGATGGATACATAGCGACAAAAGATGTATTGCTTAATAGTATGGTATTTTTGGGGTTACATAAACTGGCAGGAAACAAAAAGGTTTTTATTAATTTCACGGGACAAAATATCATAGATGGTAATGTACAATTATTACCTGCTGAAATGGTATTTATTGAAATACTTGAAAATACTGAACCGACAAATAATTTATTAAATAAATGTCAGCTGTTAAAAGAAAAGGGTTATAAATTTGTACTGGATGATTTTATGTTTGCGGAAAAATATCAAAAATTTATTGATTTGGCAGATATAATAAAAATAGATTTTATGGCAATAACCGATCCACTTGAAAGACAGTGCATGCGTAAGATAATCCCGGCACATGTAAAATTATTGGCAGAAAAAGTTGAAACAGAAAATGATTATGAACAAGCACTGACCTTTGGATACGAATTATTTCAAGGATATTTTTTTTGTCGTCCTATTATTGTAACTGGTAGAGTTTATCCTATTAATGATATTTCACAAATTTCTTTATTAAAAGAAGTAAATCAAAGTGATGTAGATGTAGAGCACATAGAAAATATTATTAAACGGGATGTTTCATTGGTTCATAAATTGCTTAAATATATAAACTCACCAGGAGTAGGTATTCCCAATACAGTTCATAATATTAAACAAGCTGTTACTCTTTTAGGGGTAAAGGGGATGCAGAACTGGACGAATTTACTCTGCCTGAGAGAATTAATGACTGAAAAACCAAATGAAATATTTGTTTTATCGCTTATAAGGGCAAAATTTTGTGAGCTTGTGGCAGCCAATATACCTGAGCTGTCCTTGGAGAAAGATACAGCATTTTTGGTTGGGATATTGTCTTTATCAGATATAGTTTTAGAAGAACCAATGGAAAAGATAGCGGAAGATCTGGGATTGACCAATGAAGTACGAAAAGCTTTGCTTAGTAATAATAATCAGCTGGGAGCATTACTTTCATTGGCATTAAAATATGAGCAGGCATCATGGAGTGATATAGCTGATTGGTGCATTATATATAATATCCCAGAAAACCTGTTGGCATTATTTTATAATGAGGCTATCGAGTGGTCTAATAATATAAATCATAGTATATAG
- a CDS encoding methyl-accepting chemotaxis protein produces the protein MNWLNNLKVRQKLFFLIIVLLAGVICIGVIGHYFLDKTNATADKIYNENLIAVKLVNENRANLQKVEADIYSMLLTKNETRNQELMNDITKRTKDFDNNTLKYEKLPLNNKIKAELSAMKNDLSSYNNIKEETIKLAGQNKNDEAYALYDQQGRILTVKLANDLQAIAEDTDRAASVINNRAKEDFVFANILFAAIVGLTIVLGIVLGWLVTKQISTRLAEVVSFLNILADGNFSQDVPEKSMADESEFGEVSRAVSAMVKNIRKLVQNLTNASQQLAASSEQLNASAEQSAQASNQVAGSVTEVAHGSEQQVQLSDKANNVVEQIAKAIGQVSLNTQTVSGAAEKTASTADAGEKIIQKAVKQMKLIQEKTDAMSNVVGELENKSKQIGQIVDAISNISGQTNLLALNAAIEAARAGSAGKGFAVVAEEVRKLAEQSQDAAKKITDLINEVQIKTNGVVTVMGDSKNHVTEGSKVVSDAGDNFEQIYHMVCDMTSQIQKNSAAVEKITNNTKEVVGAVQKINDASKKNSGETQNISAATEEQSASVEEIASASQHLAKMAEKLQANVVKFKV, from the coding sequence TTGAATTGGTTAAATAATCTTAAAGTAAGGCAGAAACTGTTTTTTTTGATCATAGTCTTACTGGCAGGAGTTATTTGTATCGGTGTAATAGGGCATTATTTTCTTGATAAAACGAATGCCACGGCAGATAAAATATATAATGAGAATTTGATTGCTGTAAAATTAGTAAATGAAAATAGGGCTAATTTACAAAAGGTAGAAGCCGATATTTATTCTATGCTGTTGACAAAAAACGAAACAAGAAATCAAGAACTGATGAATGATATCACGAAAAGAACAAAAGATTTTGACAATAATACATTAAAATATGAAAAACTTCCTTTAAATAATAAAATAAAAGCTGAACTGTCAGCGATGAAAAATGACCTGTCCAGCTATAATAATATTAAGGAAGAAACCATAAAACTGGCAGGCCAAAATAAAAATGATGAAGCATATGCTTTATACGATCAGCAGGGAAGAATTTTGACAGTAAAGCTGGCAAATGATTTGCAAGCGATTGCGGAAGATACTGATCGAGCTGCTTCTGTGATAAATAACAGGGCAAAGGAAGATTTTGTTTTTGCTAATATCTTGTTTGCTGCGATAGTGGGGTTAACTATTGTTCTGGGAATTGTTCTGGGCTGGCTTGTAACTAAGCAGATCAGTACCAGACTGGCAGAGGTAGTTAGTTTTTTGAATATACTTGCTGATGGTAATTTTTCTCAGGATGTACCTGAGAAGAGTATGGCTGATGAAAGTGAGTTTGGTGAAGTGTCAAGAGCTGTTTCAGCTATGGTAAAGAATATTAGAAAGCTTGTACAAAATTTAACAAATGCTTCGCAGCAACTTGCGGCATCATCAGAACAGCTTAACGCTAGTGCGGAACAATCTGCCCAGGCATCAAATCAGGTGGCGGGTTCAGTCACGGAAGTAGCTCACGGATCAGAGCAACAGGTACAGCTTTCTGATAAAGCTAATAATGTTGTTGAACAGATTGCCAAAGCAATAGGGCAGGTATCATTAAATACGCAGACGGTATCAGGGGCAGCAGAAAAAACGGCATCAACGGCTGATGCTGGAGAAAAGATAATTCAAAAAGCTGTAAAGCAAATGAAACTTATACAGGAAAAAACAGATGCGATGTCAAATGTTGTTGGAGAACTGGAAAATAAATCAAAACAAATTGGACAGATCGTAGATGCTATTTCTAATATTTCCGGGCAGACAAATCTGCTGGCACTTAATGCAGCAATTGAAGCCGCCAGAGCTGGCAGTGCTGGAAAAGGATTTGCAGTAGTTGCTGAAGAAGTAAGGAAGCTGGCGGAACAATCTCAGGATGCGGCTAAAAAAATTACTGATCTGATAAATGAAGTCCAAATAAAAACCAATGGTGTGGTTACAGTTATGGGTGATAGTAAAAATCATGTTACAGAAGGCAGTAAAGTAGTGTCTGATGCTGGTGATAATTTTGAACAGATATATCATATGGTGTGTGACATGACAAGCCAGATCCAGAAAAATTCTGCTGCGGTGGAAAAGATAACTAATAATACTAAAGAAGTGGTAGGTGCTGTACAAAAAATAAATGATGCAAGTAAAAAAAATTCAGGAGAAACCCAGAATATTTCAGCGGCTACAGAAGAACAGTCAGCATCAGTAGAAGAGATAGCGTCGGCTAGCCAGCATTTAGCAAAAATGGCAGAAAAGCTGCAGGCTAATGTAGTCAAATTTAAAGTTTAA
- a CDS encoding helix-turn-helix domain-containing protein encodes MTKHIDNKLLGLKISYYRKRKGYTQAQLAEQVDISQSYMAKIECGFLSNCVSLNVLNNISNELGVTIDRLISQD; translated from the coding sequence ATGACTAAGCATATTGATAATAAACTTTTGGGATTAAAAATTTCTTATTATAGAAAGCGTAAGGGCTATACACAGGCACAGTTAGCAGAACAAGTTGATATAAGCCAAAGTTACATGGCAAAAATTGAATGTGGGTTTTTATCAAATTGTGTTTCATTAAATGTTTTAAATAATATTTCTAATGAACTTGGAGTTACTATTGATAGATTAATCAGTCAAGATTAA